Part of the Photobacterium sp. DA100 genome is shown below.
CAATACAAGCAGGCGATTGTGCTGCAGACTCTCAATAAATTATCGCCAGTTTCGCTTGAACCGGAACTGGCGGCTGCGGTTGTAAAGGGGCTGGATAACTATCACCAGAGCCAGCGGTTTTATTCCGGTGTTGAAACGGTCTTTTTTGGCCTCAGTTTAGGGTCGGTGTTGGTATTGGCCGGGATAGGCTTGGCTATTACGTTCGGGGTAATGGGCGTCATCAACATGGCCCATGGTGAGCTCATCATGATCGGGGCCTACACGACCTATGTCGTGCAGCAATTGTTCCCTCAACAAGCCGGTGTCGCGTTACTGCTGTCGATACCCATGGCCTTTGTGATTTCAGGGCTAGTGGGGATCGCCATAGAGCGCAGTGTGATAAGGCACCTCTATGGCCGGCCGCTGGAGACGCTGCTGGCAACCTTCGGGCTCAGCCTGATCCTCCAGCAAGCCGTGCGTTCTATCTTCTCTCCGCTTAACCGTTCGGTCACTACGCCCGACTGGATGGCAGGGGCTTGGGAGCTCAATCCCATGCTGTCACTGACTTATAACCGCCTTTATATCATTCTCTTTTGTGCTTTGGTGTTTGTCGCCATGGTGATGGTGTTGAAGAAAACCCCTCTTGGTCTGCAAGTCCGGGCGGTTTCCCAAAACAGGGCGATGGCCAGGGCGATGGGGATCCGCTCCGAGCGTGTCGATGCCCTGACATTTGGTCTGGGTTCTGGCGTAGCCGGTGTGGCTGGCGTGGCATTGTCACAGCTGACGAATGTGGGGCCGAACATGGGCCAAGCCTACATCATCGACTCCTTTATGGTGGTGGTGTTTGGCGGGGTCGGCAACCTGTGGGGCACCCTGGTTGCTGGCTTGGGGCTGGGGCTCTTCAACAAGTTATTGGAACCTTGGGCTGGCGCAGTACTGGCGAAGATCTTGATGCTGGTCTTTATCATCCTGTTTATTCAGAAACGTCCTCGTGGGCTATTCCCGCAACGTGGCCGTGCGGCAGAAAGCTAAGGAGCGCTTGATGCAGTCTAAATCAATTATTCTCTCGGCTTTGGGGCAGGATCGGGGCGGTAAAGTCGTCCTCACTCTTCTGCTTGCTGCCGTTATTCTGGTACCGATGGCTAATCTTTTATTGCCAGCTGGCCACTCGCTACATATCGAAACCTTTACGATTTCGCTGATGGGCAAATACCTCAGCTACGCCATGCTCGCGCTCGCGGTTGACTTAGTGTGGGGCTACCTCGGGATCCTCAGTTTGGGGCACGGGGCTTTTTTCGCCCTCGGAGGTTACGCCATGGGGATGTACCTGATGCGTCAGATTGGAGACCGTGGTGTATACGCCCACCCGGTTCTGCCCGATTTCATGGTTTTTTTGAACTGGCAGGAGTTGCCATGGTTCTGGCACGGGTTTGATCAGTTCTGGTTGGCCTGTCTGATGGTGGTGTTGGTTCCCGGTGCGCTGGCTTATGTCTTTGGCTATTTGGCCTTTCGTTCCCGGGTGTCTGGCGTGTACTTGTCGATCATGACCCAGGCTTTGACCTATGCCCTGATGTTGGCGTTCTTTCGCAATGAAATGGGCTTTGGCGGTAACAACGGCTTGACGGACTTCAAGGACATCCTCGGTTACAGCTTGCAGCAGGATACAACCAAAATCGCATTGTTTGTGTGTACCGGCCTGGCACTTGCGGTTAGCTATATCGTGTGCCGCACGGTGGTTAGCAGCCGGTTGGGCCGTGTCGCGATGGCTATCCGTGATACCGAGTCGCGTACCCGGTTTATGGGCTATGACGTCGATGGCATCAAACTCTGGATCTTTGTGCTGTCCGCGGTGATCGCGGGGATTGCCGGTGCTTTGTATGTGCCGCAGGTGGGCATTATCAATCCGGGGGAGTTTGCCCCGCTTAACTCTATCGAGGTCGTGGTATGGGTCGCTTTGGGCGGTAGGGCAACGCTGTTTGGGGCCATTATTGGTGCCTTGATTATCAACTATGCCAAGAGCTGGTTCACGGTTGAATTCCCCGAGGTTTGGCTCTTCGCCCTCGGTGGTTTGTTTGTGCTTACCACCATGTATTTTCCGAAGGGGGTGATTGGATTTGTGTCAGACGTAGTAGCTCGTATTGGCCAAAGGAAACAGGAGCGAGGCTACCGGCAATCAGCTGCGCCTCAACCAGAATGCGGTACAGGTGAGGTAGTGCAATGACAGTATTAGAGACGGCAAAAAAACTCAGGACCTTTGCCCATGAGATGACCAACCGTGAAGAAACGTTTTCATTTCTCGTTCCCGATGAACATCCTCTGATCGATACCCGGCATAACATCCTGCTTTATGTCGAGGGTGTGAACAAGAGCTTTGATGGATTCAAAGCTATCGACGATCTCAACCTGTATGTCCGTGAGGGCGAGCTGCGCTGCATTATCGGGCCAAACGGGGCCGGGAAAACCACCATGATGGATATCATCACCGGCAAGACTAAACCCGACTCCGGGCAAGTCTGGCTGGGGGCGAATATCAACCTGCTGACAATGAATGAATCGCAGATAGCCAATGCCGGCGTGGGAAGGAAATTCCAAAAGCCTACCGTGATCGAGTGCCTGAGCGTGTGGCAGAACCTGGAGTTGGCGATGTCGGGAGTTCGAACCGTTTGGGCGACCTATAGGGCTAGGCTGACGACCGAGCAGAAAGAAAAGCTTGAGTCGGTATTGGCGCTTATCAACCTGGCGGATAACGCAGCGCTCTTGGCCGGTAACTTGTCCCATGGCCAAAAGCAGTGGCTGGAGATTGGCATGTTGCTGATGCAGAACCCCAAGTTGCTGCTGGTCGATGAGCCGGTTGCGGGGATGACCCACCAAGAGATGGATAAAACCGCAGAATTGCTCAATTCGCTGGCCGGCAAGCACTCGGTCGTTGTTGTAGAGCACGATATGGACTTTGTCCGCTCGATTGCCAGTGAGGTGACGGTGCTTCACCAGGGCCATGTATTGGCGGAAGGCACTATGGATCAAGTACAGAACCATCCTGAAGTGAAACGGGTTTATCTGGGGGAATAGCATGTTAGAAATCAAATCACTCAATCAATTCTACGGTGAAAGCCATACATTGTGGGATTTGGATATGCAGATCCCCGAAGGCAAGTGCACGGTGCTGATGGGACGCAACGGCGTAGGCAAGACCACTTTGTTGCAGTGCATTATGGGGTTGGTTGGCGCCAAAAGTGGCGACATTATCTTTAACGGCCAGTCGATTCTCTCCGAGCCGGCTGAGTCTCGGCCACGGTGGGGGATCGGTTATGTTCCCCAGGGGCGCCAGATCTTTCCGATGTTGACGGTACAGGAAAATTTGGAAATTGGCCTGCCTATCCGTGCCCGGGGGGATCGCAAGGTGCCCGATTTTATTTTCGACCTGTTTCCGGTGCTGAAAGAGATGCGTCACCGCCGTGGCGGCGATCTGTCCGGTGGCCAGCAACAGCAGCTGGCAATCGGCCGGGCTCTGGTGGTCAATCCCAAACTGTTGATTTTGGACGAGCCTACCGAGGGTATCCAGCCCAATATCGTGCAAGAGATTGGCGACATCATCAGGATGCTGAACGAAAAAATGGGCCTGACGGTATTGCTGGTTGAGCAGAAATTGCCGTTTGCCCGCCGGGTGGGCGATCAGTTCTGCATTCTCGATCGGGGACGCCATGTGGCAAGCGGGAAAATGGCGGCGTTGGATGACGCCTTGGTGAAGGAGTACCTCACGGTATGACAGCGTCTTTTTCAGCGGTGGCGGCCCACCCGACTGCAAGCCAAATCGACCTGCATACCCGTAAGGGGTGGCAGGCTGAGTTGAGTCTGAGCTATCGCGACAGGGTCGACAAAACGGTTCTCAAGCACCGAGAGCAAAAAGGGCCTTTGACGGTGCAGCAGGCACTCTATCCAGAAGGGGAGGTATGCCACAGTTACTTGCTCCATCCTCCTGGAGGGGTTGCCGGTGGTGATACGTTGGATATCCGGGTGGATGTGGCTACCGGAGCCAAAGTCTTGGTAACCACGCCTGGCGCCACTAAGTTTTACCGCTCGGAAGGGCGCTTTGCCCGGCAACTCCAACACTTGTCGGTGGCACAAGGAGGCCGGCTCGAATGGTTGCCCCAGGAGAATATCTTTTTCCCTGATGCCCATGCCCAGCTCAATACCGTTGTCCACCTGGCGAAAGGTGCACAGTTTGTGGGCTGGGAGTTGCACTGTTTTGGCCGCCCTGCACTAAATGAGTGCTTTGGTAGCGGAAAATTGATTGGCAAAACAGAGGTTTATATCGACGGTCGCCGCGTGATCTGTGAAGGGTTGAACTTCTCGGGTGGAGATAAGCTGCTGATTAACATAGGAATGCAGGGGTTCCCCATG
Proteins encoded:
- the urtB gene encoding urea ABC transporter permease subunit UrtB yields the protein MTSLMKLVNALIILMLSIPMAFASVSSTDEFDRVLIGKNNKEKEIAIEWLVANQSGGKAKPILRAWLEGNLFYYRNKQSESYQQLYIISTRSAKQAENIWDGELLPVSQARDFAKVRVNNKLRSIIRMQLASLGLNSPDATVRLQAAEGLLGQTDDEIIARISAQLSVEPDAKVQDRLQLALAINTVLDNGAPTQQRIAAVESLSQYKQAIVLQTLNKLSPVSLEPELAAAVVKGLDNYHQSQRFYSGVETVFFGLSLGSVLVLAGIGLAITFGVMGVINMAHGELIMIGAYTTYVVQQLFPQQAGVALLLSIPMAFVISGLVGIAIERSVIRHLYGRPLETLLATFGLSLILQQAVRSIFSPLNRSVTTPDWMAGAWELNPMLSLTYNRLYIILFCALVFVAMVMVLKKTPLGLQVRAVSQNRAMARAMGIRSERVDALTFGLGSGVAGVAGVALSQLTNVGPNMGQAYIIDSFMVVVFGGVGNLWGTLVAGLGLGLFNKLLEPWAGAVLAKILMLVFIILFIQKRPRGLFPQRGRAAES
- the urtC gene encoding urea ABC transporter permease subunit UrtC encodes the protein MQSKSIILSALGQDRGGKVVLTLLLAAVILVPMANLLLPAGHSLHIETFTISLMGKYLSYAMLALAVDLVWGYLGILSLGHGAFFALGGYAMGMYLMRQIGDRGVYAHPVLPDFMVFLNWQELPWFWHGFDQFWLACLMVVLVPGALAYVFGYLAFRSRVSGVYLSIMTQALTYALMLAFFRNEMGFGGNNGLTDFKDILGYSLQQDTTKIALFVCTGLALAVSYIVCRTVVSSRLGRVAMAIRDTESRTRFMGYDVDGIKLWIFVLSAVIAGIAGALYVPQVGIINPGEFAPLNSIEVVVWVALGGRATLFGAIIGALIINYAKSWFTVEFPEVWLFALGGLFVLTTMYFPKGVIGFVSDVVARIGQRKQERGYRQSAAPQPECGTGEVVQ
- the urtD gene encoding urea ABC transporter ATP-binding protein UrtD, whose protein sequence is MTVLETAKKLRTFAHEMTNREETFSFLVPDEHPLIDTRHNILLYVEGVNKSFDGFKAIDDLNLYVREGELRCIIGPNGAGKTTMMDIITGKTKPDSGQVWLGANINLLTMNESQIANAGVGRKFQKPTVIECLSVWQNLELAMSGVRTVWATYRARLTTEQKEKLESVLALINLADNAALLAGNLSHGQKQWLEIGMLLMQNPKLLLVDEPVAGMTHQEMDKTAELLNSLAGKHSVVVVEHDMDFVRSIASEVTVLHQGHVLAEGTMDQVQNHPEVKRVYLGE
- the urtE gene encoding urea ABC transporter ATP-binding subunit UrtE — its product is MLEIKSLNQFYGESHTLWDLDMQIPEGKCTVLMGRNGVGKTTLLQCIMGLVGAKSGDIIFNGQSILSEPAESRPRWGIGYVPQGRQIFPMLTVQENLEIGLPIRARGDRKVPDFIFDLFPVLKEMRHRRGGDLSGGQQQQLAIGRALVVNPKLLILDEPTEGIQPNIVQEIGDIIRMLNEKMGLTVLLVEQKLPFARRVGDQFCILDRGRHVASGKMAALDDALVKEYLTV
- a CDS encoding urease accessory protein UreD, with the translated sequence MTASFSAVAAHPTASQIDLHTRKGWQAELSLSYRDRVDKTVLKHREQKGPLTVQQALYPEGEVCHSYLLHPPGGVAGGDTLDIRVDVATGAKVLVTTPGATKFYRSEGRFARQLQHLSVAQGGRLEWLPQENIFFPDAHAQLNTVVHLAKGAQFVGWELHCFGRPALNECFGSGKLIGKTEVYIDGRRVICEGLNFSGGDKLLINIGMQGFPMMGNLYLSEIGQGFYQLVQGLLSDIQSELGGDKLLVAATQVEGLIIVRALGHWSEDILHCFTRVWQQARSQTTGRAPSPPRIWAT